GCGGGCACCTCTTCGTAGAGCGTGGTGCGCGGCCGGGCCGGACGGCCTGCCGCGTCCGCGATGGCGACCAGGTCGCGGACCGAGCGGTGGGAGCCGTAACCGGAGCCCGCCATGCGGGAGATGGTCTCCTCCATGAGGGTGCCGCCGAGGTCGTCGGCGCCCGAGCGGAGCATCTCGGCGGCGCCTTCGGTGCCGAGTTTGACCCAGCTGGTCTGGATATGGGGGATGTGCGGGTGCAGCAGCAGCCGGGCCATCGCGGTGACCGCGCGGTTGTCACGGTCGCTCGGGCCGGGGCGTGCGATGCCCGCGAGGTAGACCGGGGCGTTGGTGTGGATGAAGGGCAGCGTGACGAACTCGGTGAACCCGGCGACGTTCTTCTCCAGCGCCGTCCGCTGGATGCGGGCCAGTGTGCGCAGGTGCCCGAGCCAGTGCCGCGGCTGGTCCACATGTCCGTACATCATCGTCGAGGAGGTGCGGATGCCGAGTTCGTGCGCGGTGGTGATGACCTCCTCCCAGGTGGCGGCGGGCAGTTTGCCCTTGGTCAGGACCCAGCGCACCTCGTCGTCGAGGATCTCCGCGGCCGTGCCGGGCAGCGAGCCGAGGCCCGCCTCGCGGGCGGCGGTCAGCCAGTCCCGTATCGACATGCCGGTACGGGTCGCGCCGTTGACCACCTCCATCGGGGAGAAGGCGTGCACATGCATGTCCGGCACGCGCTCGCGGACCGCCCGTGCGATGTCGAAGTACGCCGTGCCGGGCAGGTCCGGGTGGATGCCGCCCTGCATGCACACCTCCACCGCGCCCACGTCCCACGCCTGCTGGGCCCGGTCGGCGATCTGGTCCAGGGAGAGGGTGTAGGCGTCGGCGTCGGTGCGCCGCTGCGCGAAGGCGCAGAAACGGCAGCCCGTGTAGCAGATGTTGGTGAAGTTGATGTTCCTGGTGACGATGTACGTGACGGTGTCGCCGACCACGTCGCGGCGCAGGTCGTCGGCGATCCGGCACAGGGCGTCCAGGGCGGGGCCGTCGGCGTGCAGGAGCGTCAGGGCCTGGGCGTCGGTGAGGCGCTCGGGGTCGTCGGCGGCCACCGCGAGCGCGGCGCGTACGTCCCCGTCGACCCGCTCGGGCACCATGCCGGGCGCCGCCTGTTCGCGCAGTGCGCCCCAGTCCCCGTACACCTCGTCGAAGTCCTCGCGCCGGTCGGCCGAACGGCCCTCGGTGTCGATGTCGCGGTGCAGTCCGGTACGGCCGAAGGCGGTGAAGGCCTCCTCCGGCTCCTGCCAGGGCCTACCCTCGGGCCGTGCCTGTGCCAGGGCGAGACCGGTGTCCGGGTCGGCGAGGGCGCGTACGTGCGGCAGCAGTCGCGGGTCGAGCCAGGGCTCGCCGCGGGTGAGGAACTCCGGGTAGATGGTGAGGCGTTCGCGGAGTTCGAAGCCCGACTCGGCGGTGCGGGCGGCGAGTTCGTCGATGTGCGGCCAGGGGCGTTCGGGGTTCACATGGTCCGGGGTCAGCGGGGAGACTCCGCCCCAGTCGTCGATACCCGCGCCGATCAGCAGTGCGTACTGCGCGTCCACCAGGTTCGGCGGCGCCTGCACACGCGCCGAGGGCCCGAGGACGTGCCGGGTGACCGCGATGCAGGCCGCGAGTTCCTCCAGTTCGGCGTCCGGCATCGCGCGCATCGCCGTGTCCGGCTTGGCACGGAAGTTCTGCACGATCACCTCCTGCACGCCGTGATAGGCGCGCTGGATGCGGCGCAGCTCGAACAGCGCCTCGGCCCGTTCCTCGTAACTCTCCCCGATTCCGATGAGCACACCGGTCGTGAACGGCACATTGCTGCGCCCCGCGTCCTCCAGTACGCGCAGCCGTACGGCGGGTTCCTTGTCGGGCGAGCCGTGGTGCGG
This is a stretch of genomic DNA from Streptomyces sp. NA04227. It encodes these proteins:
- a CDS encoding bifunctional FO biosynthesis protein CofGH, which translates into the protein MTDDQPAARSGAAAPAVTGTTEAAAGAPPTANAMRRALKRAREGVALDVTEAAVLLRARGEDLRDLSASAARVRDAGLDAAGRSGVLTYSKKVFIPLTRLCRDKCHYCTFVTVPGKLRRAGHGMYLSPDEVLDIARQGAELGCKEALFTLGDRPEDRWPEAREWLDAHGYDDTLAYVRAMAIRVLEETGLLPHLNPGVLTWTDFQRLKPVAPSMGMMLETTARRLWSEPGGPHHGSPDKEPAVRLRVLEDAGRSNVPFTTGVLIGIGESYEERAEALFELRRIQRAYHGVQEVIVQNFRAKPDTAMRAMPDAELEELAACIAVTRHVLGPSARVQAPPNLVDAQYALLIGAGIDDWGGVSPLTPDHVNPERPWPHIDELAARTAESGFELRERLTIYPEFLTRGEPWLDPRLLPHVRALADPDTGLALAQARPEGRPWQEPEEAFTAFGRTGLHRDIDTEGRSADRREDFDEVYGDWGALREQAAPGMVPERVDGDVRAALAVAADDPERLTDAQALTLLHADGPALDALCRIADDLRRDVVGDTVTYIVTRNINFTNICYTGCRFCAFAQRRTDADAYTLSLDQIADRAQQAWDVGAVEVCMQGGIHPDLPGTAYFDIARAVRERVPDMHVHAFSPMEVVNGATRTGMSIRDWLTAAREAGLGSLPGTAAEILDDEVRWVLTKGKLPAATWEEVITTAHELGIRTSSTMMYGHVDQPRHWLGHLRTLARIQRTALEKNVAGFTEFVTLPFIHTNAPVYLAGIARPGPSDRDNRAVTAMARLLLHPHIPHIQTSWVKLGTEGAAEMLRSGADDLGGTLMEETISRMAGSGYGSHRSVRDLVAIADAAGRPARPRTTLYEEVPAERRAVAEARDGQLPELLPVLE